One genomic segment of Styela clava chromosome 3, kaStyClav1.hap1.2, whole genome shotgun sequence includes these proteins:
- the LOC120342313 gene encoding dephospho-CoA kinase domain-containing protein-like: protein MILVGLTGGIASGKSTVSSILKNDFNCPVIDADLIARQVVEPGAKAHKKIVETFGNGILLADGTLDRGKLGEIIFQDEAKRRKLNAITHPEIGKVILISILKYLIRGHRFVILDVPLLFESKTWINLTTFNVVVYCDFGAQLSRLMNRNSLSESEAKQRIDSQMSLEEKQKLASIVINNNGSLDEMYKQVEELHKLLQSSKRYLILRISILLFILCLIYLFLMLIG from the exons ATGATTTTAGTTGGTTTAACTGGCGGAATAGCGTCTGGAAAGTCCACCGTTTcttctattttaaaaaatgacttTAACTGCCCCGTTATAGACGCAGATTTAATCGCGAGGCAAGTTGTTGAGCCGGGGGCCAAGGCGCacaaaaaaatagttgaaaCGTTCGGAAATGGAATTCTTTTAGCGGACGGGACGTTAGATAGAGGCAAACTTggtgaaattatatttcaagatGAAGCAAAAAGAAGAAAGTTGAACGCAATAACGCATCCGGAAATTGGAAAA gtAATTCTGATCTCTATACTGAAGTATCTCATTCGTGGTCATCGTTTTGTCATTCTCGACGTTCCTCTACTTTTTGAGTCAAAAACATGGATAAATTTAACAACTTTTAATGTCGTTGTGTATTGCGACTTTGGAGCTCAACTCTCGCGCTTAATGAACCGTAACAGTTTGTCAGAAAGTGAGGCGAAACAACGTATCGACAGTCAAATGTCGCTTGAAGAAAAGCAAAAGCTTGCATCGATTGTAATCAACAATAATGGATCGCTAGATGAAATGTACAAACAAGTTGAAGAACTTCACAAATTGCTGCAAAGCTCGAAACGATATTTGATTTTaagaatttcaatattattgtttattttgtgcTTGATTTATCTTTTTCTTATGTTGATAGGGTAA